One segment of Desulfobulbaceae bacterium DNA contains the following:
- a CDS encoding NADH-quinone oxidoreductase subunit I has protein sequence MAYFNEIFTGTKSLFVGLGITIKEFFKPVVTVQYPHETITMSARFRGHIELTRDLDTGGNKCIVCGMCQKACPSGCITVEGEKREGVKGKVLTVYRLDFTKCSLCGMCVESCKPSAIDFSKDYNLAGPSREAYVFDLLKRLEEQR, from the coding sequence ATGGCCTATTTCAACGAAATATTCACCGGCACCAAGAGCCTGTTTGTGGGACTCGGCATCACTATCAAGGAGTTTTTCAAACCGGTAGTGACCGTTCAGTATCCCCACGAAACTATTACGATGTCTGCCCGGTTTCGCGGCCATATCGAACTCACTCGAGACCTCGACACCGGCGGCAACAAATGCATTGTCTGCGGCATGTGCCAGAAGGCATGCCCCTCCGGCTGCATCACAGTCGAAGGAGAAAAACGCGAAGGAGTTAAGGGTAAGGTGCTGACCGTTTACCGTCTCGATTTTACCAAATGCAGCCTCTGCGGGATGTGCGTGGAGAGCTGTAAACCGAGCGCCATCGATTTTTCCAAGGACTACAATCTCGCAGGACCCAGCCGCGAGGCCTATGTCTTTGATTTGCTTAAAAGGTTGGAGGAGCAACGTTAA
- a CDS encoding NADH-quinone oxidoreductase subunit J — protein sequence MNHTLLSAEGLSGLVFLSMIAATVVGALIAIHSKRLVRAVAGLSLCFTGVAGLYYFLNSPFVALMEMLIYVGAVCVTIIFAVMLAEPRAENKPGKGSGMGALFGTIVAGLVFFGVAAVSTTTNWKAAPAKINDGSVTEVGLSLLTSYSMVFELISVVLLVAIIGALVLAHSGREKV from the coding sequence ATGAATCACACACTCCTTTCAGCGGAAGGACTCTCCGGGCTGGTTTTTCTAAGCATGATAGCAGCCACTGTAGTTGGCGCCCTGATTGCCATCCACAGTAAACGACTGGTACGAGCCGTCGCCGGATTAAGTTTATGTTTTACCGGGGTTGCCGGCCTCTACTATTTTCTCAACAGCCCCTTTGTCGCGCTCATGGAGATGCTGATCTATGTTGGTGCAGTCTGCGTAACCATCATCTTCGCCGTGATGCTGGCCGAACCTCGGGCCGAAAACAAACCAGGCAAGGGAAGCGGCATGGGCGCATTATTTGGAACTATAGTCGCCGGGCTTGTTTTTTTTGGAGTTGCTGCAGTCAGCACCACCACCAACTGGAAGGCCGCTCCCGCTAAAATTAACGACGGTTCAGTGACTGAGGTCGGCCTGTCGCTGCTAACCTCGTACAGTATGGTGTTTGAACTCATCTCAGTCGTCTTGCTGGTCGCCATCATCGGCGCCCTAGTATTGGCCCACTCAGGCAGGGAAAAAGTATGA
- the nuoK gene encoding NADH-quinone oxidoreductase subunit NuoK — protein sequence MMLALSSQLNTYLLIGAFLFAAGFYGLVQRRSLIGMLIAGELVLSGASVNLMAFNHFLAPDPTVGQIFTLFIMGIAAAEAAIALSIIIAVYRNYKSIDAPDLHDLQG from the coding sequence ATGATGCTAGCGCTCAGTTCACAACTTAACACCTACCTTTTAATTGGCGCGTTCCTCTTTGCTGCCGGTTTCTACGGGCTGGTTCAACGCCGCAGTCTGATCGGCATGCTGATCGCAGGGGAACTGGTGCTTTCCGGAGCCTCAGTCAACTTGATGGCCTTCAACCACTTTCTAGCCCCGGACCCTACGGTCGGACAAATATTTACACTGTTTATTATGGGTATTGCTGCGGCAGAAGCCGCCATCGCCCTCAGTATAATCATCGCCGTCTATCGAAATTATAAATCTATTGACGCGCCAGATCTACACGATCTCCAGGGATAA